The bacterium region GAAACTTTCATATCAGCTCGAATTCAAACAAGGTTGCCAACCGTTCTTCGGTAAGGACTTCTTCATACATTCCAAACCCGATTTGTTTACCTTCCTCCAGCAACAAAACTTGAGTGGAGTGTTTTCTCAGAAGGCGCAGATCATGCGAAGCACAAAGGATGGTGAGTCCATCGCTCTTCAGACGCAAAAGTAAACGGGACAACCGGGCGATCTGGCGCAAGTCCAAAAAGCTCGTAGGCTCATCCAACAAAAGCACTTCCGGTTGCTGCGCCAGCGCTGCGGCGATGCAGACACGCTGAAGCTCTCCGGCACTCAGCTGCGAAATCGGCCTGC contains the following coding sequences:
- a CDS encoding ABC transporter ATP-binding protein — encoded protein: RPISQLSAGELQRVCIAAALAQQPEVLLLDEPTSFLDLRQIARLSRLLLRLKSDGLTILCASHDLRLLRKHSTQVLLLEEGKQIGFGMYEEVLTEERLATLFEFELI